Proteins found in one Aethina tumida isolate Nest 87 chromosome 1, icAetTumi1.1, whole genome shotgun sequence genomic segment:
- the LOC126264357 gene encoding uncharacterized protein LOC126264357, whose amino-acid sequence MELLKVMDIPCLSKNLYYKIQNELDQVWKESLWLALEEAGKLEREAAIKEGHVDSHGIPYITDGYLDGGWSKRSYGHTYNANSGAAVIIGKTTGKVLFVGVRNKYCCICARAENNNEAAKTHICFKNWSGSSSSMEQDIIVEGFNNSIEMHGLKYLKFIADGDSSVFKNIKEKVPYGHEVVKIECMNHVLKNFSKNLYKIKKDTQGVPVDARKMLKSDTINELNKSVQSAIYANTQDPENLRADIRNSIYHVYGNHSACKQYLCTNTGDVSNDRTTQLISSGLLSNY is encoded by the exons atggaattattgaaagtaatggatattccatgtttatctaaaaatttgtattataaaattcaaaatgaattggATCAG gtaTGGAAAGAATCATTATGGCTTGCTTTGGAAGAAGCTGGAAAATTAGAACGTGAAGCTGCAATTAAGGAAGGACATGTAGATTCACATGGCATTCCATATATAACTGATGGATATTTAGATGGAGGATGGTCTAAACGAAGCTATGGACATACGTATAATGCAAATTCTGGAGct GCTGTTATAATAGGGAAAACAACAGGAAAAGTATTATTCGTAGGTGTAAGGAATAAATACTGTTGTATTTGCGCTAGAgccgaaaacaataatgaagctgctaaaacacatatttgttttaaaaattggtccgGTTCATCATCTTCAATGGAACAGGATATAATAGTAGAGGGATTTAATAACAGCATAGAAATGCATGGgttgaaatacttaaaatttattgcagatGGTGATtcctcagtttttaaaaatattaaagaaaaggtaCCATATGGACACGAG gttgttaaaattgaatgcatgaaccatgtattaaaaaatttcagtaaaaacctttacaaaattaaaaaagatactcAAGGGGTCCCTGTTGATGCCAGAAAGATGTTAAAAAGCGATACtattaatgaactaaataaatcagttcaatCTGCAATTTACGCAAATACGCAGGATCCAGAAAATCTAAGAGCCGAtattagaaattcaatatatcacGTTTATGGTAATCACAGTGCTTGCAAACAGTATTTGTGCACCAATACTGGAGACGTTTCTAATGATCGAACAACTCAACTTATATCTTCTGGCCTGTTgagcaattattaa